From Streptomyces sp. NBC_01754, a single genomic window includes:
- a CDS encoding ABC transporter ATP-binding protein has product MTSAAIEADGLGMTYERKRGRALRDCSFRLPAGRICALVGPNGAGKSTLLTLAAGLLRPTEGTLRVLGSTNRSDVRHRIAYVSQDKPLYPQLTVADTLWAGRELNPATWDRDAADRIAAPLPQDARVRSLSGGQRTRLALALALGKRPELMLLDEPMADLDPLARHQLMGVLMAEAAEHSTTIVMSSHILTELEGACDYLLLVDGGRVRLGGECDDIVAAHALVTGQVRDLAPHTVIESRTTGRQLSALIRREGPVDTGTWNAVEPSLEELLLAHLRSPAAPPLLTPSAHAGADEAVAAV; this is encoded by the coding sequence ATGACAAGCGCCGCCATCGAGGCCGACGGCCTCGGTATGACCTATGAGCGCAAGCGCGGCCGGGCGCTGCGCGACTGCTCGTTCCGACTGCCCGCCGGCCGGATCTGCGCCCTCGTCGGGCCCAACGGCGCGGGGAAGTCCACCCTGCTCACCCTCGCGGCGGGGCTGCTGAGGCCGACCGAGGGCACGCTCCGCGTCCTGGGCTCCACGAACCGCTCGGACGTCCGGCACCGCATCGCGTACGTCTCCCAGGACAAGCCCCTGTACCCGCAGCTCACCGTCGCCGACACGCTGTGGGCGGGCCGCGAGCTCAACCCGGCGACCTGGGACCGGGACGCCGCCGACCGCATCGCCGCCCCGCTCCCCCAGGACGCCAGGGTCCGCTCCCTCTCCGGCGGACAGCGCACCCGGCTGGCCCTCGCCCTCGCGCTGGGCAAGAGGCCCGAACTGATGCTGCTGGACGAGCCGATGGCCGACCTCGACCCGCTCGCCCGGCACCAGCTGATGGGCGTCCTGATGGCCGAGGCCGCCGAGCACTCCACCACCATCGTGATGTCCTCGCACATCCTCACCGAGCTGGAGGGCGCCTGCGACTACCTGCTGCTCGTCGACGGCGGTCGGGTCCGGCTCGGCGGCGAGTGCGACGACATCGTCGCCGCGCACGCCCTGGTCACCGGGCAGGTCCGCGACCTCGCCCCGCACACGGTCATCGAGTCCCGCACGACGGGGCGTCAGCTCAGCGCCCTGATCCGGAGGGAGGGGCCGGTGGACACCGGTACCTGGAACGCCGTCGAACCGTCCCTGGAGGAGCTGCTGCTGGCCCACCTCCGCTCCCCCGCCGCCCCGCCGCTGCTCACCCCGAGCGCACACGCCGGCGCCGACGAGGCGGTGGCCGCCGTATGA
- a CDS encoding GntR family transcriptional regulator: MAESAAVEFRIDRRSGVATYLQIVLQTKQALRLGVLEPGDRLPTAREVVEATAINPNTVLKAYRELEREGLVEARRGLGTFVRRTLGGAAATVDAPLREELADWTRRARAAGLDRDDVNALFTAVLDSTFKGDPHS, from the coding sequence ATGGCAGAGTCCGCAGCGGTCGAGTTCCGCATCGACCGGCGCAGCGGCGTCGCCACCTACCTGCAGATCGTGCTCCAGACCAAACAGGCGCTCCGGCTGGGCGTTCTGGAGCCGGGCGACCGGCTGCCCACCGCTCGCGAGGTCGTCGAGGCCACGGCCATCAACCCCAACACCGTGCTCAAGGCCTACCGCGAGCTCGAACGCGAAGGGCTCGTCGAGGCCCGCCGGGGCCTGGGCACCTTCGTGCGCCGCACGCTCGGCGGCGCGGCGGCCACCGTCGACGCCCCCCTGCGCGAGGAGCTTGCCGACTGGACCCGCAGGGCCCGGGCGGCCGGACTCGACAGGGACGACGTGAACGCGCTCTTCACCGCCGTACTGGACAGCACCTTCAAGGGGGACCCGCACTCATGA